The following DNA comes from Caulobacter mirabilis.
CGCTCGAGGCGATCGAACCGGCGCCGCCCAACGCGGAAAATCGCCAGGGCGCGGCCGGCTGGCCGGCGACGTCGTGGCCCTGGATCAACCTGGCCGCCGCCTCGTCCGGGAGGTCGCCATAGCTGTCCCGCATCCCAAGCGGCGCGAAGATCAGTTCCTCGAGGAGCGCGGCGTAGGATTTGCCGGTCACGAGCTCCAGCACGTGTGCGAGCAGCCCCATGCCGTAGTTCGAGTAGCTAAACCGGCCCGGCTTCCTCTTTCCGACCGGATCGGCGAGGTAGGCCAGCACCTCGTCGCGCGTCAGCTGGTTGTAGGGGTCGTGCATCAGATTCGCCCGGCCGACCCGATCGAGAACCTCATCCTCGATCGGCTTGGGGACGGTGGGCAAACCGGACGCATGGCTGGAAAGCTGCAAGAGCGTGACCGGGGCCATCGTCGGCGCGAGCGGAAAGCGCGCGCCGATCAGCTCGCCCAGGGTCTGATCCATTCGCAGCGCCCCGGCGTCGACGAACCGCTGCAACAGCAGGCCGGTGAAGACCTTCGAGACCGAGCCGATCTGGAAGACCGTGGCTCCGGTCGCTCCGGTCGGGCCGTAGGAGGTGATTCGACTCTCGTCGCCCTTCACCACCGCGACCACGACGTCCGTCGTCGCGTCCCGGCGCAGCCACCGCGCCGCTTCTTCATCAATGGCCTTGGCAAGGTCGCCTCGATCCGGGCAGTGATTCAGCCGCCAGTAGAGAACCGCGCCGCCCGCCAGAGCCAGCGTCGTCAGTCCGGCCGCGAAAAGGCCGATCACGCCCCACATGGCGACTCTCCTGTCCGTCGCGCCCATAGCCGACGCAGCAGTTCCTCCACGCCCGACGCCCCCTCCGCCCCGGCGAGCGGCTGGGTCAGCGTCCAGTCGTCGAAGGCGCGCAGGACCGCCAGGGTCGTCTGCTCCATGAGGTCCCGTCCCGGCAAGACGTCCACGAGACCCAGGTCGACGGCATTGGCGAAAAAGGCCTGCAGCCAGGCCGGCGGGCCGTCTCCGGCGCCGACCATCGCCAACAGCACCCGGTCGTCGGGGTTGTCTCGCAGGAAGCGTCCGAGCCGATCATTGGCGGCATGGAAGGCGCTCCACAGCGTCGCCTCGTCGGCGGCGGCCGCCCAGTCCCCGAGGCAGCCGGCCGCGCGACTCAGCGAATCGGCGGCGACGGCCGCGAACAGGTCGTCCTTGCCGTCGAAGTAGTTGTAGGCCGAGGTCTTGGACAGGCCGGCGTCGGCGATGATCCTGTTGAGCGACGCCCCGTCCCGGCCGTCGCGGGCGAAGTGGAAGCGCGCGACGGCCAGGAACGCCGTTTGCGCCTCATGGGGAAGCCGTGCGAAGCGCGGCAGCGGCATGGTCCGTCAAGCCTCCTGGAGGCGGCTGTCGGCGGCTGCGATACGCAGGCTCCCGATCAAGCGGCGAGTGAGTCTCCAATGCACCGCCCAGGCCAAAAGCGCCAGGACGCCGCCGATCACGCCGACCGGGCCGGGCAGCAGAGACAGGATCTGCAGGCCGCACCAGGAAAGGCCCAGATCACGCCAGAGGCGCTGGACCCGGACCGGCGTGCGGCCGTCCCGCGCCAGCGAGGCCGCGATCCCGCCGACGATGAAGAAGTCCTCCACGAAATTGTACGGGATCACGAACATCAGCCAGACCGAGCGCGGCGTGGCGGTTCGCCGAGCCGCCGGGATCGCCTCGAGCGTCCGCTGCAGGTCGCGGCAGTAGAGCGCCACCAGACCCAGGAAAACCAGCACGGCGACGCCGCCGCCGACCGGTCCGAAAGCGGCGACCTCGGCCAGGACGCCGCCGCCCCACTGCGGCGCCCAGAGCGGCTGGGTGAGCAGGACGGCGACCGGCACGGTCAGGAGAAGCTTGAGGAAGATCACGGCGCACTCGCATGGACCACTGGAGTGCACCACTAGTACACGCCCTGCCAAGGCGCAATGGGGCGCCGTCAGGGCTCGCGGGCGCGCCCTGCGGCTGACAGCCGTTCGGCCGCCGCGCGATAGGCCGGGTCGCGCTTCCGGCGGAGCAGGTCGGCGGCGGTGCGCCCCCCGGCGTCAGGCATGTCGCCGCGCGCGCCATGCCGGGCGAAGAGCCCGAAATGCTCGGGCGCGCTCCCCTTCCGGAGCATCATGTGCAGGGCGGTCTCGCCCTTGGCGTTGCGGGCGTCGGGGTTCGCGCCCGCCTTCAGCAGGGTCTCGGCGGCGCCGAAGCGGCTCCAGGACACGGCGCCCAGCAACGGCGTGTCGCCGCGATCGGCCCCCTCCTCGATGTCGGCGCCGTTCGCGATCAACAGGCGGATGGCGGCGTGGTCATCGTTCCAGACGGCCGCGAACAGGCAGTAGTCGGGATCGGCGCCCAGCGCCAACAGATGCTGGGCCAGTTTCACGCTCCGCCCGCGCGAGATCACATGCCACAGCGGCGTCGCCCGCCAGGCCCCCTCGGTGAAGGCCGGATCGTTCAGCCCCAGGCCAACCGCCAGCAGAACATCCGCCGTCCGGAGGCTCGCTTCGTCCTCGCCGGGAGTCATACAGGCCAGGTGCAGCCAGTTCCGCCCGCGCTCGTCCACGACGCCGATCAGGTCCGGCCGCCGGGCCAGACCTTCCGCGACCTCCCGCCAGCGATGCGCCCGCACCGCCTCGCGCATGCTCGTCTTCGAGACCATGGCGCAGGCTAACCCGATCAGGTCCGGAGCAGAACCGCCGAACCCGCGCTCAGGGCGCCGGCTCAAGCCAGGTCCGCCCCCCTGAATGATCGATCACCAGCCGCGCCCGCCGCAGCACCGGCATGCCGACGTTGGGATCGCCGGTCTCGTTGAAAAAGACCTGGGGCGACTCCAGGACGAGATGGCCGACGCGCACCGGCCCGTCGATCTGGGCCTCGTAGGCGTCCTGGACGCCGCCGGCCGAGCGGGTCTTGCCCTTCAGGACGGGCGGCGCCTTCAGCGGCAGCGTCTTGGCCATCGACAGGGGAAGCGTCAGCACCGCGTCGTTGCCGGTATCGACCAGAGCCTCGAAGGACTGCCCCGCCACGGTGACGACCACGGCCGGCAATCCGTCGAGATGCGGCGCGCCCTCGCCCGCCGGACGATTGGCGGGCGCGTCCGGCAGCACCCGAATACGGCTGCCGGCGAAGTCGATCTCCACCAGACGCCCCGGAAAACTGTTCGGCCCGATGATGCCGGCCTCGTCGTGCCGCTTGAAGTCGATGACGTTGGCGGGACCGTCCTGGATCGAGACCCCGCTGACGCTCATGCCGGTGATGCGGGTCCGGAAGCCCGGGATGGGCTTGCCGGTAGCCCCGTCGACGGAGTTGGACGGCCCGACTTTGGGCAGGCCGATGGATTGGGCGAAGACCGTGTCGATGATGTTTCCGTTGGTGCCGGTGTCGAACACCAGCGGCGCCGGAGGTCCGCCGTTGAAGCGCGCGATCACCAGCATCCGGTTCTTCGAACTGTAGAACGGGAAGCTCTCGACGGAACGGACGGACGGCGGGGACGCGGGGGGAACCGGCGCCTCGCCGCTCAGGAGCGCCAGCGCGGCGACGACCGGGGTAAGCATATCGACCATGACAATGCCCTGTTTCAACAATAGTACGATTAGCACCATTTATCACCAAGGTCGTCAACTCCCGAAGGGCTTTCTCCCCTCGCCGTCCAGTTCCAGGGCCGCCGGCCGAACCGGCTGAAGGGGGATCGGGAGGCCGGGCAGTCCCGCGCAATGTTGCGGCAATGGACCGGGTCGAAACCGGACGCGCGGCTCCGGTCGCGCTTCGCATTCCCAGTCAAAGAAACCGCATCATGAGAAACCTCTTCATCGGCCTGGTCAT
Coding sequences within:
- a CDS encoding serine hydrolase domain-containing protein, with the translated sequence MWGVIGLFAAGLTTLALAGGAVLYWRLNHCPDRGDLAKAIDEEAARWLRRDATTDVVVAVVKGDESRITSYGPTGATGATVFQIGSVSKVFTGLLLQRFVDAGALRMDQTLGELIGARFPLAPTMAPVTLLQLSSHASGLPTVPKPIEDEVLDRVGRANLMHDPYNQLTRDEVLAYLADPVGKRKPGRFSYSNYGMGLLAHVLELVTGKSYAALLEELIFAPLGMRDSYGDLPDEAAARLIQGHDVAGQPAAPWRFSALGGAGSIASSAHDLVRFIEAGFDGASPLYGSLVRQRDGQPHGRSAIGWLLPSVFDRLEGNRSILWHNGAVNGYFAYLAIDPVQRAGVVVLVNRQKDITALGAGLVRLARTQSWRAPTGAETEM
- a CDS encoding TetR/AcrR family transcriptional regulator — its product is MPLPRFARLPHEAQTAFLAVARFHFARDGRDGASLNRIIADAGLSKTSAYNYFDGKDDLFAAVAADSLSRAAGCLGDWAAAADEATLWSAFHAANDRLGRFLRDNPDDRVLLAMVGAGDGPPAWLQAFFANAVDLGLVDVLPGRDLMEQTTLAVLRAFDDWTLTQPLAGAEGASGVEELLRRLWARRTGESPCGA
- a CDS encoding ankyrin repeat domain-containing protein, whose protein sequence is MVSKTSMREAVRAHRWREVAEGLARRPDLIGVVDERGRNWLHLACMTPGEDEASLRTADVLLAVGLGLNDPAFTEGAWRATPLWHVISRGRSVKLAQHLLALGADPDYCLFAAVWNDDHAAIRLLIANGADIEEGADRGDTPLLGAVSWSRFGAAETLLKAGANPDARNAKGETALHMMLRKGSAPEHFGLFARHGARGDMPDAGGRTAADLLRRKRDPAYRAAAERLSAAGRAREP
- a CDS encoding aspartyl protease family protein codes for the protein MVDMLTPVVAALALLSGEAPVPPASPPSVRSVESFPFYSSKNRMLVIARFNGGPPAPLVFDTGTNGNIIDTVFAQSIGLPKVGPSNSVDGATGKPIPGFRTRITGMSVSGVSIQDGPANVIDFKRHDEAGIIGPNSFPGRLVEIDFAGSRIRVLPDAPANRPAGEGAPHLDGLPAVVVTVAGQSFEALVDTGNDAVLTLPLSMAKTLPLKAPPVLKGKTRSAGGVQDAYEAQIDGPVRVGHLVLESPQVFFNETGDPNVGMPVLRRARLVIDHSGGRTWLEPAP